One genomic window of Gossypium hirsutum isolate 1008001.06 chromosome D11, Gossypium_hirsutum_v2.1, whole genome shotgun sequence includes the following:
- the LOC107911786 gene encoding protein ALTERED XYLOGLUCAN 4-like: MMILGKLPPFFLSCLLLTIIFIVFILCSPNPFNPISKSDLHQTLALPNSTSHGYDDDEILKCDLFKGEWVPDLQGPLYTNWSCSTIPTSRNCFHHGRKDTEFLKWRWKPHQCQLPRFDPKTFLEFVQGKKLGFIGDSVARNHMDSLLCLLSMIETPVDHYKDSEDRQRVWYFPGHDFTLMILWTKFLVDGEERVINGSSSGIFDLHLHKIDKKWTTDLPVLDYIIISDAHWFFRTIYLHNDTGVVGCVYCDHPNVTDFGVGFALRMAFRSALNHINRCRECKARVTLVRTFSPAHFENGAWDTGGRCNRTSPLSEREIKLTSNEWELRSLQMEEIEKANIEGNKKGTKFAALDVTRAMLMRPDGHPGEFWGNKWMNGYNDCVHWCLPGPIDAWNDFLFEVLRRKVI; this comes from the exons ATGATGATACTTGGGAAGCTCCCTCCATTTTTCTTATCTTGTCTTCTTCTAACCATCATATTCATAGTCTTCATCCTCTGTTCTCCAAACCCTTTCAACCCCATCTCCAAATCTGACCTTCATCAAACACTTGCTTTGCCCAATTCTACCTCTCATG GTTATGACGATGATGAGATTCTCAAGTGTGACTTGTTTAAGGGAGAATGGGTGCCTGACCTGCAAGGTCCTTTATATACGAACTGGAGTTGTTCAACGATTCCTACTTCAAGGAATTGTTTCCACCATGGAAGAAAAGACACAGAGTTTTTGAAATGGAGATGGAAACCTCATCAGTGTCAGCTTCCCAGGTTTGATCCTAAGACTTTCCTGGAATTTGTTCAAGGGAAGAAACTTGGGTTCATAGGTGACTCAGTTGCCAGGAACCACATGGACTCCCTCCTTTGTCTCCTCTCAATG ATAGAAACTCCGGTGGATCATTACAAAGATTCCGAAGACCGGCAACGGGTATGGTACTTTCCCGGTCATGATTTCACTCTCATGATTCTTTGGACGAAATTCCTAGTAGACGGTGAAGAACGAGTGATCAATGGTTCATCATCTGGTATTTTTGATTTGCACCTTCATAAAATTGATAAGAAATGGACCACAGATCTTCCTGTTCTAGACTATATCATCATCTCGGACGCACATTGGTTTTTCCGAACGATTTACCTACACAACGACACTGGTGTTGTCGGATGTGTGTACTGCGATCATCCGAATGTGACCGATTTTGGTGTCGGGTTCGCCCTCAGGATGGCTTTTCGATCGGCATTAAACCATATCAACCGCTGCAGGGAGTGCAAAGCGAGGGTGACCCTCGTCCGGACGTTTTCGCCGGCTCATTTCGAGAACGGGGCATGGGATACAGGAGGAAGATGCAATAGGACAAGCCCTTTGAGTGAAAGAGAGATTAAGTTGACAAGTAATGAATGGGAACTGAGGAGCTTGCAAATGGAAGAGATTGAAAAGGCAAATATAGAAGGAAATAAGAAAGGAACGAAGTTTGCAGCATTGGATGTGACAAGGGCAATGTTGATGAGACCTGATGGTCACCCTGGTGAATTCTGGGGAAATAAATGGATGAATGGATATAATGACTGTGTCCATTGGTGTTTGCCCGGTCCGATTGATGCTTGGAACGATTTCTTATTTGAAGTTTTGAGAAGAaaagttatataa